The Chryseobacterium oranimense genome contains the following window.
AAATCGGTAATTGATTTTCCAGCCCTGGAACTTACAAATCTCATTAATAATTGCCAGTCCTAAACCGCTTCCGTTGCTGTCAGCCGATAATTTGGAAAATCTTTTAAATAATAAGTCCTGATCCAGCTTTTCTGTTCCTGAATTAGCTATTTCAAATGACGAATTTTCTAATTTAATTGAAATTGATCCGTTAGCCGGAGTATGGCGGATGGCATTCAGTATCAGATTGTTGATCAAAACTTCCGTTAAGCTTCTGTTTCCGCCTACTTTTATATCTGGCAGAATGTTTTTACTGACAGCAATATTTTTCAGCTCAAAATGTTCCTGCAATATGCCCAGGCTTTGAAGCAATAGCTCATCAAACTGAAAAATTTCAGTTTTATCAAACTGGCTGTTATCAATTTTGGCCAATAACAGAAGATTCTTGTTGATTCTGGAACTTCTTGTTAATGCCCTGTTCATTTCCTCTGCAATCTGGTATTGTTTTTCGGTTAGGTTTTCATTTTGCAGTAAAATATCCAGCTTGTTCTTCAGAATTGCCAAAGGAGTCTGCAATTCATGCGAGGCATTTTCGGTAAATTCTTTCTGGGTTTTGAATGCAGAAATATTATGCTCAATCAGTTTGCTCAAAGATTGGTTCAGTTCTTCAAACTCAGTAATATCCGTTTTGCTGAACTCAATTTTGGTTTGCTTATTCAGGTTGAAGGTTTTAAGCTGATCCAAGGTGTTCCGGAATGGCTGCCAGATCGATGTTGAAAGCTTTTTATTTAAAAATAATAGTCCTACAACAATAAGAACGAAGAAAAAAATAGTTGTTAAAGCAATGGCCCCGACAGTTTCCTGAGATTCCTCAATATTGGTTTCTATAGTAAAGAGAAAAGGCTTTTTGTTAATATAAACTACTTTTTTCAAACATCTGTAGCGTTCTATTTCCGGTTGGGCAGTAAAGATCTTTTGCTTATCAATTGTAAAAAATGAGTCTTTCTTTAAATAATTGGCCGGAATTTTTTCAATATCCGTTCCCGGCTGTATTTTATTCCAGAGAGCAACACTCTTTTCTAGCTCTGCGTCAGAAAGCTTTAAACTGTTAAATTCATGAGCCGTTTTCTCTGCTATTGTTGTATTATGGTCATCCAGTTCACCTTTCCATATCGTATCCACCACAAAATAATATACCGGAATACTTATCACCAGAATAATCAGGACATAAATAATGAAAGGCTTTGTTGTT
Protein-coding sequences here:
- a CDS encoding sensor histidine kinase, with amino-acid sequence MKPLLSKTTKPFIIYVLIILVISIPVYYFVVDTIWKGELDDHNTTIAEKTAHEFNSLKLSDAELEKSVALWNKIQPGTDIEKIPANYLKKDSFFTIDKQKIFTAQPEIERYRCLKKVVYINKKPFLFTIETNIEESQETVGAIALTTIFFFVLIVVGLLFLNKKLSTSIWQPFRNTLDQLKTFNLNKQTKIEFSKTDITEFEELNQSLSKLIEHNISAFKTQKEFTENASHELQTPLAILKNKLDILLQNENLTEKQYQIAEEMNRALTRSSRINKNLLLLAKIDNSQFDKTEIFQFDELLLQSLGILQEHFELKNIAVSKNILPDIKVGGNRSLTEVLINNLILNAIRHTPANGSISIKLENSSFEIANSGTEKLDQDLLFKRFSKLSADSNGSGLGLAIINEICKFQGWKINYRFENDSHIFSVMM